The following are encoded in a window of Geobacter metallireducens GS-15 genomic DNA:
- a CDS encoding cytochrome c3 family protein codes for MKQGVNRFGRLLVSVALLGWATASAGFAFAAEQTSGATEMGKRSSSPVATVQIQKQPELYAVEPPPLTVTQCGQCHPGVFQDIKKDGGRHAFTCQNCHKSFHSYSPRKNNWDQIMPKCSDCHSPATVAHAQVFTQCAECHSNPHSIKVMPMSQKLLASCATCHAGPPADLKQFPSKHTKLSCADCHTRHGLIPSCNMCHKPHYEGQDFKTCASECHPVHKPKEISYKKDVGTRTCGACHEGVYATWTKTPSRHGKVSCALCHTKHGFIPQCTDCHGLPHSKQLHERFPKCLTCHQDAHNPPVRQR; via the coding sequence ATGAAACAGGGAGTGAACAGGTTCGGTAGATTGCTGGTAAGTGTGGCGTTGTTGGGGTGGGCCACGGCCAGTGCCGGTTTCGCATTTGCCGCCGAGCAGACCTCCGGCGCGACTGAGATGGGAAAACGGTCGTCGTCGCCGGTGGCAACGGTCCAGATCCAGAAGCAGCCCGAGCTTTACGCCGTCGAGCCCCCTCCACTCACCGTTACCCAGTGCGGCCAATGCCACCCCGGCGTGTTTCAGGACATCAAGAAGGACGGCGGGCGCCACGCCTTCACCTGTCAGAACTGCCACAAGAGCTTCCACAGCTATAGTCCCCGGAAGAACAACTGGGACCAGATCATGCCCAAATGTTCCGATTGCCACTCGCCGGCAACGGTGGCCCATGCGCAGGTCTTCACCCAGTGTGCCGAGTGCCATTCAAATCCCCACTCGATAAAGGTCATGCCCATGAGCCAGAAACTTCTGGCCTCCTGTGCCACCTGCCATGCCGGACCGCCGGCGGACCTGAAGCAGTTCCCGAGCAAGCATACCAAGCTTTCCTGCGCCGACTGCCACACCCGTCACGGCCTCATACCATCTTGCAACATGTGCCACAAGCCCCACTACGAGGGGCAGGATTTCAAGACCTGCGCGAGCGAATGCCATCCGGTTCACAAGCCGAAGGAAATTTCCTACAAGAAGGACGTTGGAACCCGTACCTGCGGAGCCTGCCACGAGGGTGTCTATGCCACCTGGACCAAGACTCCGAGCCGCCACGGCAAGGTCAGCTGCGCCCTCTGCCACACCAAGCACGGCTTCATCCCGCAGTGCACCGACTGCCACGGACTGCCCCACAGCAAGCAGCTCCACGAGCGGTTCCCGAAGTGCCTCACCTGCCACCAGGATGCGCACAACCCGCCGGTGCGCCAGCGCTGA
- a CDS encoding DUF4388 domain-containing protein produces MMAESSRPEKQSGFEGSIAGLPLTDVIQLKGHNRFTGAISVEYRQRQGMIFFRDGEIIHAEQEGVVGEQALYEILRWPGGRFAVQPKVTTTGRSIQQSIAYLLLEAHRIIDEENAGLRPKGEGAGAAQRRMSVIAERLLQIAGVGYAVLFKKDGLPVDDEGAEAKALAEKGSELSRLGNRLGDLLGLGGVKSAAVQAKGEQQLLFEAKNHYISIAVNKETSLAQVESDIRATFGSRK; encoded by the coding sequence ATGATGGCCGAATCATCACGACCGGAAAAACAGAGCGGCTTTGAAGGATCGATCGCCGGTCTTCCGCTGACCGACGTCATCCAGCTCAAGGGCCATAACCGCTTTACCGGCGCCATTTCGGTGGAGTACCGGCAGCGGCAGGGGATGATTTTTTTCCGCGACGGCGAGATCATCCACGCGGAGCAGGAGGGCGTGGTAGGCGAGCAGGCCCTGTACGAGATCCTCCGCTGGCCCGGCGGGCGCTTTGCCGTTCAGCCGAAGGTGACCACTACGGGGCGATCCATCCAGCAGAGCATCGCGTATCTTCTCCTTGAGGCCCACCGCATTATTGATGAGGAAAATGCGGGGCTGCGGCCGAAGGGAGAGGGAGCAGGGGCTGCCCAGCGGAGGATGAGCGTTATCGCGGAACGGCTGCTCCAAATCGCCGGAGTTGGGTATGCGGTGCTTTTCAAGAAGGACGGTTTGCCGGTCGACGACGAAGGCGCCGAGGCCAAGGCCCTTGCCGAAAAAGGGAGTGAGCTGTCGCGCCTCGGCAACAGACTTGGCGATCTGCTGGGCCTCGGCGGGGTGAAATCCGCTGCCGTTCAGGCAAAGGGGGAGCAGCAACTCCTCTTTGAGGCGAAAAATCACTACATCTCCATTGCGGTGAATAAAGAGACTTCCCTTGCTCAGGTGGAATCGGATATCCGCGCCACCTTCGGGAGCAGGAAATAG
- a CDS encoding roadblock/LC7 domain-containing protein, with the protein MDEVLQQLNAVPGVIGSLVCGRDGDPIACAFPPLFDSAIIEGVTAAVTDSARGVFDATGPAELLDFRYGDGRVIIKPLQDAFVLLLCTKKVNLGVLAISLNVAKIKLESHLVARGERQKPAAAAPDLLELAVCHLADGTKGSSFEQFGMAALTPATARQVSSFYKREAFKKLKITNRVNGIFDIFPVMIVNESDSSYDGKIILCKSIEKKLEALQGDGLLVEIP; encoded by the coding sequence ATGGACGAAGTTCTTCAACAACTCAATGCTGTTCCGGGAGTGATCGGAAGCCTCGTCTGCGGGCGCGATGGCGATCCCATTGCCTGTGCGTTTCCTCCCCTGTTCGACTCAGCCATTATCGAGGGGGTTACGGCCGCCGTAACAGATTCCGCACGTGGAGTCTTTGACGCAACAGGACCGGCAGAGCTCCTTGATTTCCGCTATGGCGACGGAAGGGTTATCATTAAACCCCTGCAGGATGCCTTTGTACTGCTGCTCTGCACCAAAAAGGTCAACCTCGGGGTGCTCGCCATTTCCCTCAACGTGGCAAAGATAAAGCTGGAATCGCACCTTGTTGCACGGGGAGAGCGGCAGAAACCCGCTGCAGCTGCTCCCGATCTCTTGGAGCTTGCGGTATGCCATCTCGCTGACGGGACAAAGGGGAGTTCCTTCGAACAGTTCGGCATGGCAGCCCTTACGCCTGCCACTGCCCGGCAGGTTTCTTCCTTCTACAAGAGGGAGGCCTTCAAGAAGCTGAAGATCACCAACAGGGTGAACGGAATTTTCGATATTTTCCCTGTAATGATCGTTAACGAGAGCGATTCTTCCTACGACGGTAAAATTATCCTCTGCAAGTCCATCGAGAAGAAGCTGGAAGCCCTCCAGGGCGATGGCCTCCTCGTCGAAATTCCGTAA
- a CDS encoding NAD(P)H-quinone oxidoreductase yields the protein MKAVLLNGFGGLDVLTVGEVERPKPGEGQVLVKVVATSINRPDLVQREGKYPPPPGDSEILGLEVSGTVEELGPGVTGWQVGDRVMTLVGGGAYAEYAVAYASHLMRIPESMSFEEAACVCESCITAFLNVFMIGGLKDNNTVILHGGGGGVNTAGLQLCKALVPNTKIIVTSHPSKMARVKELGADLVIDFTQTPDFSEAVKEFTNKKGADVILDHVGAKYLAPNMNSLAYAGRLVIIGVISGIKAELNLALMMVKRQQIIGSVLRSRPVKDKGEIVAEFTRTALPKFADRTIVPIIEKVFTIDQVVEAHRMMEEDKHFGKIVLKIS from the coding sequence ATGAAAGCAGTTCTGCTCAATGGTTTCGGCGGTCTCGATGTGCTCACGGTGGGGGAGGTTGAGAGGCCGAAACCGGGGGAGGGGCAGGTTCTTGTGAAAGTGGTGGCAACGTCCATCAATCGTCCGGACCTGGTGCAGCGGGAAGGGAAGTATCCCCCTCCGCCGGGCGATTCTGAGATCCTGGGGTTGGAGGTTTCCGGCACCGTTGAAGAGTTGGGCCCCGGCGTGACCGGCTGGCAGGTGGGGGACCGGGTCATGACGCTGGTGGGTGGCGGCGCCTACGCCGAGTATGCCGTGGCCTACGCCAGTCACCTGATGCGGATCCCCGAGTCCATGAGCTTCGAGGAGGCGGCCTGCGTCTGCGAATCGTGCATCACGGCGTTTCTCAACGTCTTCATGATCGGCGGCCTCAAGGACAACAACACCGTCATCCTCCACGGCGGCGGCGGGGGGGTAAATACCGCCGGCCTTCAACTCTGCAAGGCCCTGGTTCCCAATACGAAGATCATCGTCACCTCCCATCCGAGCAAGATGGCGCGGGTGAAGGAACTGGGCGCCGACCTGGTCATCGACTTCACCCAGACCCCCGATTTCTCGGAGGCGGTGAAGGAGTTCACCAACAAGAAGGGGGCTGACGTGATCCTCGACCATGTGGGGGCCAAGTACCTGGCGCCCAACATGAACTCCCTGGCCTATGCCGGCCGCCTCGTCATCATCGGGGTCATCAGCGGCATCAAGGCGGAGTTGAACCTGGCCCTCATGATGGTGAAGCGGCAGCAGATCATCGGTTCCGTGCTCCGCTCCCGCCCCGTGAAGGACAAGGGGGAGATCGTTGCCGAGTTCACCAGAACGGCGCTGCCGAAATTCGCCGACCGGACCATTGTCCCCATCATCGAGAAGGTGTTCACCATCGACCAGGTGGTGGAAGCCCACCGGATGATGGAAGAAGACAAGCACTTCGGGAAGATCGTGCTGAAGATATCGTAG
- a CDS encoding alpha-amylase family glycosyl hydrolase, with amino-acid sequence MTVPQSITELDLKNLTNRTFHPSPVAWEDQVLYFLLLDRFSDGKETGYRDNRGRRVAKGETPLYQPGDAGNAIRTEPEAAVWRESGSRWCGGTLKGLASKMGYLKRMGVTAVWVSPLFKQCSFVPTYHGYGIQNFLEVDPHFGTADDLRELVHVAHANGIYVILDIILNHAGNIFAYDRGYTPYDGSTVYPVTGFRSADGTPNLPFGPIDTKANPDAWPDGAVWPRELQAANAYTRMGHIRDWDSYHEYLDGDFFDLKDIHLGEGEVDAFRPSPALLALCEVYKYWIALSDVDGYRIDTVKHMGAGATRFFASVIHEFAQAIGKENFYLIGEITGGRDNAFNTLATTGLNAALGVDDIPLRLEDLVKGRANPADYFNLFRNSLLVRKESHVWFRDKVVTVIDDHDQVCRGAKKERFCAGDPKWRRLVLNALALNTTTLGIPCVYYGTEQAFDGEGGDDRYLRECMFGGPFGAFRTRGVQFFDEENPVYREFAKILALRREKLPLRRGRQYLREISGDGVTFGLPYVIGGEIRSVVPWSRIFDTEEMVLAINTDADSPRTAWVLVDGSLHREGDRFAYRYSTDPGQVRGTTAVQRINDAVQAIQVTVPAAGFVMLEQR; translated from the coding sequence ATGACGGTACCGCAATCGATCACGGAACTGGATCTCAAGAACCTCACGAATCGCACGTTTCACCCTTCGCCCGTGGCCTGGGAAGACCAGGTGCTCTACTTTCTCCTGCTCGACCGCTTTTCCGACGGGAAGGAGACCGGATACCGCGACAACCGGGGGAGGCGGGTCGCGAAGGGGGAAACGCCCCTTTACCAGCCAGGCGACGCGGGGAATGCCATCCGCACCGAGCCCGAGGCTGCCGTCTGGCGCGAGTCGGGGAGCCGCTGGTGCGGCGGAACCCTGAAGGGGCTAGCCAGCAAGATGGGGTATCTCAAGCGCATGGGAGTGACCGCCGTCTGGGTCAGCCCCCTCTTCAAGCAGTGCTCCTTCGTCCCTACCTACCACGGCTACGGCATCCAGAACTTCCTCGAGGTGGACCCCCATTTCGGCACCGCCGACGACCTGCGGGAACTGGTCCATGTTGCCCATGCCAACGGCATCTACGTCATCCTCGACATCATCCTGAACCACGCCGGCAATATCTTTGCCTACGACCGGGGCTATACCCCCTATGACGGCTCCACCGTCTACCCGGTGACGGGGTTTCGCTCCGCCGACGGCACGCCGAACCTCCCCTTCGGCCCCATCGATACCAAGGCCAACCCCGATGCCTGGCCCGATGGCGCGGTCTGGCCCCGGGAGCTTCAGGCGGCCAACGCCTATACCCGCATGGGCCACATCCGGGATTGGGACAGCTACCACGAATACCTGGACGGTGACTTCTTCGACCTGAAGGACATCCACCTGGGTGAGGGCGAGGTTGATGCTTTCCGTCCGTCGCCGGCACTCCTGGCCCTCTGCGAGGTTTACAAGTACTGGATTGCCCTCTCCGATGTGGACGGATACCGCATCGACACGGTGAAGCACATGGGTGCCGGGGCCACCCGGTTTTTCGCCTCGGTGATCCACGAGTTCGCCCAGGCCATCGGCAAGGAGAACTTTTACCTCATCGGCGAGATCACCGGCGGCCGCGACAATGCCTTCAACACCCTGGCGACCACCGGCCTCAACGCGGCACTCGGCGTGGACGACATTCCGCTGCGCCTTGAGGACCTGGTGAAAGGGAGGGCAAACCCCGCCGACTACTTCAACCTCTTCCGCAACTCCCTCCTGGTGCGGAAGGAGTCCCACGTCTGGTTCCGGGACAAGGTGGTGACGGTCATCGACGACCACGACCAGGTCTGTCGGGGGGCCAAGAAGGAGCGTTTCTGCGCCGGCGATCCCAAGTGGCGCCGGCTCGTGCTGAACGCCCTGGCCCTGAACACGACCACCCTCGGCATCCCCTGCGTCTACTATGGCACCGAGCAGGCCTTTGACGGCGAGGGGGGCGATGACCGGTATCTGCGCGAGTGCATGTTCGGCGGTCCTTTCGGCGCGTTCAGAACCCGGGGCGTCCAATTTTTTGACGAGGAAAACCCGGTCTACCGCGAGTTCGCGAAGATTCTCGCCCTGCGCCGGGAGAAGCTCCCCCTGCGGCGCGGGCGCCAGTATCTGCGGGAGATCTCGGGGGACGGGGTCACTTTCGGGCTTCCCTATGTCATCGGGGGCGAGATTCGCTCGGTGGTCCCCTGGTCCCGCATCTTTGACACCGAAGAGATGGTTCTTGCCATCAACACCGATGCCGACTCCCCCCGCACCGCCTGGGTGCTGGTTGACGGGAGCCTCCACCGGGAGGGTGACCGCTTCGCCTACCGCTACTCCACCGATCCGGGGCAGGTACGCGGAACAACCGCTGTCCAGCGGATCAACGATGCCGTTCAGGCGATACAGGTGACGGTTCCCGCAGCCGGTTTCGTGATGCTTGAACAGCGATGA
- a CDS encoding bacteriohemerythrin — MWTDDLAVGIDEIDSQHKALFEQLDKLLDACVAGGEREEVVTMLCFLDQYVVAHFSAEEKLQQEYGYPGYEKHRAEHEEFMRRINRFVEEVAAAAPTRDLVLRVNQTLIDWLKFHILAVDKEMSEFLLKKMRCNPI, encoded by the coding sequence ATGTGGACCGATGATCTGGCAGTGGGGATCGATGAAATTGACAGCCAGCACAAGGCGCTGTTCGAGCAACTGGATAAGCTTCTGGACGCATGCGTGGCCGGGGGGGAGCGGGAAGAGGTGGTGACCATGCTCTGCTTCCTCGATCAGTACGTGGTGGCCCATTTTTCCGCCGAGGAGAAGCTGCAGCAAGAGTACGGCTATCCCGGCTACGAGAAACACCGGGCCGAGCACGAAGAATTCATGCGGCGAATCAACCGTTTTGTGGAAGAGGTGGCCGCCGCGGCCCCGACTCGGGACCTCGTTCTCAGGGTGAACCAGACGCTCATTGACTGGCTCAAGTTCCATATTCTCGCCGTGGACAAGGAAATGAGCGAATTTCTTCTCAAGAAAATGCGTTGCAATCCGATATAG
- a CDS encoding nucleotidyltransferase family protein: MNVAAILLAAGKSQRMGLCKQLLQLADRPAVAHCLDTLTAVGLQEIIVVVSPGGDEVAAAVSRYPVVVAVNESDSCDMADSARTGLARLISDPTGVLVALADHPLVRPDTVRALVNRHGEEPDAILIPVHDGAKGHPTLFPAAILQEIGQVATLRDIIGRHRDKVRLVPVADEGVVMDMDVWEDYLAMAERLNPPG, encoded by the coding sequence ATGAACGTCGCCGCAATCCTTCTGGCTGCCGGCAAGTCGCAACGGATGGGACTCTGCAAACAACTCCTGCAGCTTGCCGACCGCCCCGCCGTGGCCCATTGCCTCGACACCCTCACCGCCGTCGGCTTGCAGGAGATCATCGTCGTGGTCAGCCCCGGTGGAGACGAGGTTGCCGCGGCCGTTTCCCGCTACCCCGTCGTGGTGGCCGTTAATGAATCAGACTCCTGTGACATGGCCGACTCGGCCAGAACGGGCCTTGCCCGGCTGATATCGGATCCGACGGGAGTTCTCGTGGCCCTGGCCGACCATCCCCTTGTCAGGCCCGACACGGTACGGGCCCTCGTGAACCGCCACGGAGAGGAGCCAGACGCCATCCTCATTCCGGTCCACGACGGTGCGAAGGGTCACCCGACCCTCTTCCCCGCCGCCATCCTCCAGGAGATTGGCCAGGTGGCCACCCTGCGGGACATCATCGGACGGCACCGCGACAAGGTTCGGCTGGTGCCGGTGGCCGACGAGGGGGTGGTCATGGACATGGATGTGTGGGAGGACTACCTGGCGATGGCGGAGCGGCTCAACCCGCCGGGGTGA
- a CDS encoding xanthine dehydrogenase family protein molybdopterin-binding subunit, which translates to MSGIVIVSRRDFLKAGIVLGGGLIIGVHLPGGTAAGMEPPRETFAPDAFIRIGTDDSVTVIVNKSEMGQGVYTALPMIVAEELEVDPATIRVEAAPVTPPYNHAEWGIQATGGSTSVRSEWDRLARAGATARMMLVAAAAETWKVKPGQCRAEKGFVLHQASGRRLSYGKLAERAARLKPPAEVQLKSPKDYSVIGRPVKRLDTPAKVDGTALFGLDVAIPGMLTAVVARPPVFGAKAMKIHHDKAEKVPGVKRVIPIDAGVAVIAESFPAAVKGRETLEIEWNEGPLAGLDSGRQRDEYAEMAKRPGAVAARRGDPDAALKQAVKRIDAVYELPYLAHAPLEPLNCVARVEPGRCDIWTGTQMQTGDRNAAAKITGLPPEKITLRTMFLGGGFGRRAVPDSHFVREAVQASKAMGKPVKVVWTRDDDIHGGWYRPTFHNELSAGLDAAGMPVAWKHRIVCQSIAIGTPFEKGMVKNGVDDTSVEGAADSPYAVPNFLCDYHMAPAGVPVLWWRSVGHSATAFVKESFIDELAHLAGKDPYQYRRQLLGKHPRLVGALDLATEKAGWGKALPEGRGRGIAVHESFGSIVAQVAEVSVGAKGEIRVHRVVCAVDCGRFVNPGIIEAQMESGIAFGLSAALHGAITFKNGRVEQSNYHDYPIIRMNEMPRVETHIVRNGEKPGGIGEPGVPPVAPAVANALFALTGARLRTLPMTPERVLAATGKT; encoded by the coding sequence ATGAGCGGAATCGTCATCGTGAGCCGCCGTGATTTTCTGAAGGCAGGCATCGTTCTGGGGGGCGGGCTGATCATAGGGGTCCACCTGCCGGGAGGAACCGCCGCCGGCATGGAGCCCCCCCGCGAGACCTTCGCTCCCGACGCCTTCATCCGGATCGGCACCGACGATTCGGTGACGGTGATCGTCAACAAGTCGGAGATGGGCCAGGGGGTCTATACCGCGCTTCCCATGATCGTTGCCGAGGAACTGGAGGTGGATCCGGCCACCATCCGGGTTGAGGCGGCGCCGGTGACCCCGCCCTACAACCACGCCGAGTGGGGGATCCAGGCGACCGGTGGCAGCACGAGCGTGCGGTCCGAATGGGACCGTCTCGCAAGAGCGGGGGCAACGGCCCGGATGATGCTCGTGGCTGCCGCCGCCGAAACCTGGAAGGTGAAGCCTGGTCAGTGCCGGGCCGAAAAGGGATTTGTCCTCCATCAGGCCAGCGGCAGGCGCCTCTCCTACGGGAAACTGGCTGAACGGGCCGCCCGGCTGAAGCCCCCGGCGGAGGTGCAGCTGAAGTCACCCAAGGATTACAGCGTCATCGGCCGGCCGGTCAAACGGCTCGACACTCCTGCCAAAGTGGACGGCACCGCACTCTTCGGCCTCGATGTCGCCATACCCGGCATGCTCACCGCCGTGGTGGCGCGGCCGCCGGTCTTCGGCGCCAAGGCCATGAAGATTCACCATGACAAGGCGGAAAAGGTGCCGGGAGTGAAGAGGGTGATCCCCATCGATGCGGGGGTGGCGGTCATTGCCGAGAGTTTCCCGGCTGCCGTCAAGGGACGGGAGACCCTGGAAATCGAATGGAACGAAGGGCCCCTGGCAGGCCTCGACAGCGGCCGCCAGCGGGATGAGTACGCGGAGATGGCAAAACGCCCCGGAGCCGTGGCTGCCCGCCGGGGAGACCCGGACGCCGCGCTGAAGCAAGCAGTAAAGCGGATCGACGCCGTCTACGAGCTCCCGTACCTGGCCCACGCCCCTCTGGAGCCCTTGAACTGCGTGGCGAGGGTGGAGCCCGGCCGCTGCGACATCTGGACAGGCACCCAGATGCAGACCGGGGACCGGAACGCGGCGGCAAAGATCACTGGCCTTCCCCCCGAGAAGATAACCCTCCGCACCATGTTCCTGGGGGGCGGGTTCGGGAGGCGGGCAGTCCCCGATTCCCACTTCGTGCGGGAAGCGGTGCAGGCATCCAAGGCCATGGGCAAGCCGGTGAAGGTGGTCTGGACCCGGGATGACGACATCCACGGCGGCTGGTACCGCCCCACTTTCCATAACGAGCTCTCCGCCGGCCTTGACGCCGCCGGAATGCCCGTTGCCTGGAAACACCGGATCGTCTGCCAGTCCATCGCCATCGGCACCCCCTTCGAGAAGGGAATGGTGAAAAACGGCGTCGACGACACCTCCGTGGAGGGGGCCGCCGATTCACCCTACGCGGTGCCAAACTTCCTCTGCGACTACCACATGGCGCCGGCCGGAGTGCCGGTCCTCTGGTGGCGGTCGGTGGGGCATTCGGCCACCGCCTTCGTGAAGGAGAGCTTCATCGACGAACTTGCCCACCTGGCGGGGAAGGATCCCTATCAGTACCGCCGGCAACTCCTGGGGAAGCATCCGCGACTCGTGGGAGCCCTGGACCTGGCTACGGAAAAGGCTGGGTGGGGAAAAGCGCTGCCCGAGGGGCGGGGACGGGGAATCGCCGTCCATGAGTCCTTCGGGAGCATCGTGGCCCAGGTGGCAGAGGTATCGGTCGGTGCGAAAGGAGAAATCCGGGTGCACCGGGTCGTCTGCGCCGTGGATTGCGGCCGGTTCGTGAATCCCGGCATCATCGAGGCCCAGATGGAGTCGGGGATCGCCTTCGGCCTCTCGGCGGCCCTTCACGGAGCCATCACCTTCAAGAACGGCCGGGTGGAGCAGTCCAACTACCATGACTACCCCATCATCCGGATGAATGAGATGCCCCGGGTGGAGACCCACATTGTCCGGAACGGGGAGAAGCCGGGAGGGATCGGCGAGCCGGGAGTCCCGCCAGTGGCTCCTGCCGTGGCTAACGCCCTGTTCGCCCTCACCGGAGCCCGCCTGCGGACCCTGCCGATGACGCCGGAACGGGTTCTGGCTGCAACGGGCAAGACATGA
- a CDS encoding (2Fe-2S)-binding protein encodes MIALTVNGTRHQVDVPPDTPLLWVIREVIGLTGTKFGCGMSLCGACTVHVEGRAIRSCVTPVSAVAGKEVTTIEGIPESHPVKQAWIADDVPQCGWCQPGQIMAATALLATNPKPDDAAIDEAMEGILCRCGTYQRIRRAIHRAAGTPAKGGAS; translated from the coding sequence ATGATAGCTCTGACTGTCAACGGCACGCGGCACCAGGTGGACGTTCCCCCCGACACGCCGCTTCTCTGGGTGATCCGGGAGGTGATCGGCCTCACGGGAACCAAATTCGGCTGCGGCATGTCCCTCTGCGGCGCCTGTACCGTCCACGTGGAGGGGCGGGCGATCCGCTCCTGCGTCACCCCCGTGTCGGCCGTGGCCGGCAAGGAGGTAACCACCATCGAGGGGATTCCCGAGTCTCACCCGGTGAAGCAGGCGTGGATCGCCGATGATGTCCCCCAATGCGGCTGGTGCCAGCCGGGACAGATTATGGCTGCCACGGCCCTTCTGGCAACTAACCCCAAGCCCGACGATGCCGCCATTGACGAGGCCATGGAGGGAATCCTCTGCCGATGCGGCACCTACCAGCGCATCCGCCGGGCAATCCACCGGGCCGCCGGCACGCCGGCGAAAGGGGGTGCGTCATGA
- a CDS encoding glycine zipper 2TM domain-containing protein: MKIRLISLVTLAAFTLGGITGCVTIQKEHEGAAKGAGYGGAAGALAGALLAGEGSRTKGAVLGGLAGALIGGVIGNYTIDKKLTAEETAAKYNVQPSSGTMVRLENVTTTPITVNPGERVEVQTTYALLTPSTTEQVGLTESVEIYHGGELVGNPEAMVTHGGGTYTFTIPIVLPKDAKTGNYRVISTVKSATAKDSRETSFTVR; this comes from the coding sequence ATGAAAATCAGGCTGATTTCACTCGTTACGCTTGCGGCATTCACGTTGGGGGGCATCACGGGGTGCGTCACCATTCAGAAGGAACACGAGGGAGCGGCAAAGGGGGCAGGCTACGGCGGCGCCGCCGGCGCCCTGGCCGGTGCACTGCTGGCCGGAGAGGGTTCACGGACCAAGGGAGCCGTTCTCGGCGGTCTGGCCGGAGCGCTCATCGGCGGCGTCATCGGCAACTACACCATCGACAAGAAGCTCACTGCCGAGGAGACCGCCGCTAAGTACAACGTCCAGCCATCGTCGGGGACCATGGTGCGCCTCGAAAACGTGACCACCACCCCCATAACCGTGAACCCCGGAGAACGGGTGGAGGTCCAGACCACCTACGCACTCCTCACCCCGTCCACCACCGAGCAGGTAGGGCTGACCGAGTCCGTCGAAATCTACCACGGGGGTGAACTCGTCGGGAATCCCGAGGCCATGGTCACCCATGGCGGCGGCACCTACACCTTCACCATCCCCATCGTCCTCCCCAAAGACGCTAAGACGGGGAACTACCGGGTAATCTCCACGGTCAAGAGCGCCACGGCAAAGGATAGCCGCGAAACCAGCTTTACGGTGCGGTAG
- a CDS encoding GGDEF domain-containing protein: protein MHALSMKNLTIFLIPAAFLTATIWFFPQVATLPPGRLELLPFIPYLTMALGMMLSFHFHRGRAFFVFLVLIAVYWSFRGHLNGAPTGITATVLFQSVCVLVPLNIALFSLMRERGIMTVAGRLRFAFLALQALFVGWAMEPGHVAVQQLLSCRFTESHLLAGLQLPQPALPVIVLGTAVVIGRAARGQSPIDASLLGVMAAFVVACNGIGTEFVTPVFMAAAAAILTLGVLKDSYNMAFRDELTGLPSRRALNEQLTWLGRRYTVAMVDVDHFKRFNDTYGHDVGDQVLRMVASKLRGVGGGGKVYRYGGEEFTILFHRKEREEVLADLEGLRRTIADYQMRLRGTDRPSSSKEGKKLRYGTGRGNATVSVTVSIGVAESSADRRRPADVIKAADQALYRAKGGGRNRVCS, encoded by the coding sequence ATGCATGCTCTTTCAATGAAAAACCTGACCATTTTCCTTATTCCCGCTGCGTTTCTCACAGCCACCATCTGGTTCTTCCCCCAGGTGGCAACGCTACCGCCGGGGCGGCTGGAGCTTCTCCCCTTCATTCCCTATCTGACCATGGCTTTGGGCATGATGCTCTCGTTCCATTTTCACCGGGGGAGGGCATTTTTCGTTTTTCTCGTTCTGATTGCCGTTTACTGGAGCTTCCGGGGGCACCTGAACGGCGCTCCGACCGGAATCACGGCCACGGTCCTGTTCCAGTCCGTTTGCGTTCTTGTCCCCCTGAACATCGCGCTCTTCTCCCTCATGCGCGAGCGGGGGATCATGACCGTTGCCGGCCGGCTCCGTTTCGCCTTCCTGGCGCTCCAGGCCCTTTTCGTGGGATGGGCCATGGAACCGGGGCATGTGGCGGTCCAGCAACTTCTCTCCTGCCGGTTCACCGAGAGCCACCTCCTGGCTGGGCTCCAGCTTCCCCAGCCGGCACTGCCGGTAATCGTCCTCGGGACGGCCGTGGTAATCGGTCGGGCCGCCAGGGGCCAGTCTCCCATAGACGCAAGCCTTCTGGGAGTCATGGCGGCCTTTGTGGTGGCCTGCAACGGCATCGGGACAGAGTTCGTCACGCCGGTTTTCATGGCTGCCGCCGCCGCCATCCTCACCCTCGGGGTTTTGAAGGACTCCTACAACATGGCCTTCAGGGACGAGCTGACCGGCCTCCCCTCCCGCCGCGCCCTCAACGAGCAGCTCACATGGCTCGGGCGGCGCTACACCGTGGCCATGGTGGACGTGGACCATTTCAAGAGGTTCAACGACACCTACGGCCACGACGTGGGGGACCAGGTGCTGCGGATGGTTGCATCGAAGCTGCGGGGCGTGGGCGGGGGCGGAAAGGTCTACCGCTACGGCGGTGAAGAGTTCACTATCCTCTTCCACCGCAAGGAGCGAGAGGAGGTTCTCGCCGACCTGGAAGGGCTGCGCCGCACCATTGCCGACTACCAGATGCGCCTGCGCGGCACCGACCGCCCCAGTTCGTCCAAAGAGGGGAAAAAACTCCGCTACGGCACCGGACGCGGCAACGCCACCGTCTCAGTGACCGTCAGCATCGGCGTTGCCGAGAGCAGCGCCGACCGCCGCCGCCCCGCCGACGTCATCAAGGCGGCCGACCAGGCCCTCTACCGGGCCAAAGGTGGCGGTCGCAACCGCGTCTGCAGCTGA